The proteins below come from a single Treponema phagedenis genomic window:
- a CDS encoding radical SAM protein — protein MKVSSFLYFLKFGIKTVLLKKKDPILGTVIVTDKCNLQCKHCSVNNITAVIHPYAQIKNEMEKLYAMGIRILFFCGGETFLWRDGEMTLRDLVIQAKRIGFLIVNVVTNGTFPIDLPEANLILLSLDGDKERHNAIRGDTYDMIMENIKNASADNICFYMAINKINKNTIKDVCIAARNIKNVRAVSFNFHTPYPDTKDLALSKEEKANCCNEILQMMNKGAPVFNLKGAFPYLINNTFPTPCHQCVVIENGELSTCGRCIHIPGLCKTCGYFFVAEYTLIFQGNIKIIFEMLRTYLKYI, from the coding sequence ATGAAGGTTTCATCGTTTTTATATTTTTTAAAATTCGGTATAAAAACTGTTTTATTAAAAAAGAAAGATCCTATTCTCGGGACTGTCATCGTAACCGATAAATGCAATTTGCAATGTAAACATTGTTCGGTTAATAATATTACTGCGGTAATTCATCCGTACGCGCAAATTAAAAACGAGATGGAAAAGCTTTATGCGATGGGGATTCGGATTCTTTTCTTTTGCGGCGGTGAAACTTTTTTGTGGAGAGACGGAGAGATGACTTTGCGCGATCTTGTAATTCAAGCAAAGCGTATAGGCTTTTTAATTGTTAATGTTGTAACAAACGGAACTTTTCCAATTGACTTGCCGGAAGCGAATCTTATTCTTCTCAGCCTTGACGGAGATAAGGAGAGGCACAATGCTATACGCGGCGACACCTACGATATGATTATGGAAAATATTAAAAATGCAAGTGCGGATAATATTTGCTTTTATATGGCAATTAATAAAATCAATAAGAATACAATCAAAGATGTTTGCATTGCCGCGCGCAATATAAAAAATGTTCGGGCTGTGTCTTTTAATTTTCATACGCCATATCCCGACACAAAAGACTTAGCATTGTCAAAAGAAGAAAAAGCAAATTGCTGTAATGAAATTTTGCAAATGATGAATAAGGGTGCGCCTGTGTTTAATCTTAAAGGCGCATTTCCGTATTTAATCAATAATACTTTTCCGACACCCTGTCATCAATGCGTGGTTATTGAAAACGGCGAGTTAAGTACTTGCGGCCGCTGTATTCATATTCCCGGTTTATGCAAAACTTGCGGATATTTTTTTGTTGCTGAATATACACTCATCTTTCAAGGAAATATTAAAATCATCTTTGAAATGCTGAGAACGTATTTAAAATATATTTAA
- a CDS encoding secondary thiamine-phosphate synthase enzyme YjbQ yields the protein MKTLTQELWFNTKKKHQFINITPEVESLVKKSGVKEGLCLVNAMHITSSIFINDDENGLHQDFETWLEKLAPHEPVSSYHHNVGEDNADAHMKRQIMGREVVVAITNGALHFGPWEQIFYGEFDGCRKKRVLVKIIGE from the coding sequence ATGAAAACACTAACACAAGAGCTTTGGTTTAATACAAAAAAGAAACATCAGTTTATTAATATTACTCCCGAAGTTGAATCGCTTGTTAAAAAATCGGGCGTTAAAGAGGGACTATGTTTGGTAAATGCTATGCATATAACTTCAAGCATATTTATTAATGATGATGAAAATGGCTTACATCAAGACTTTGAAACATGGCTTGAAAAACTTGCACCGCATGAGCCGGTATCATCTTATCATCATAATGTCGGAGAAGACAATGCGGATGCGCATATGAAAAGGCAGATTATGGGCAGAGAAGTTGTTGTCGCTATCACGAACGGCGCTCTGCATTTTGGCCCTTGGGAGCAAATCTTTTACGGAGAGTTTGACGGCTGCCGGAAAAAGCGTGTATTGGTAAAAATTATCGGAGAATGA
- a CDS encoding FKBP-type peptidyl-prolyl cis-trans isomerase, with product MKKHFLHFFAVLTVLLLAFSVSGCKKNEKKTESDNKTLTADKLDPAKQEELPPPTKKEIGYAFGVLMGDTLKNLQLEIDTNQLMKGFKAGTATGNTKEKLADAQKVLERAMQEMHKKLAKENEEAEKKFLEENAKKTDIHTTESGLQYQIIKEGTGKKPVATDMVKVHYTGKLLNGDVFDSSYDRGQPIEIPLSAVVKGWTEGLALMPVGSIYKLFIPAKLGYGEQGVPQLIPPNSLIIFEVELLEILPKQDEAKPDNK from the coding sequence ATGAAAAAACATTTTTTGCATTTTTTTGCCGTCTTAACGGTATTGCTTCTGGCTTTTTCGGTCAGCGGTTGTAAGAAAAACGAAAAAAAAACGGAATCAGATAATAAGACTTTGACAGCCGACAAACTTGATCCTGCGAAGCAGGAAGAGCTGCCTCCTCCGACAAAAAAAGAAATCGGGTATGCTTTCGGCGTATTAATGGGTGATACCCTTAAAAATCTTCAATTGGAAATTGATACAAACCAACTTATGAAGGGATTTAAGGCAGGAACCGCAACCGGCAATACCAAAGAGAAACTTGCGGATGCTCAAAAGGTTTTAGAGCGCGCCATGCAGGAAATGCACAAGAAGCTTGCAAAAGAAAACGAGGAAGCTGAGAAAAAGTTTTTGGAAGAAAATGCAAAAAAAACTGATATTCACACTACCGAATCCGGATTACAGTATCAGATAATAAAAGAAGGAACGGGGAAAAAACCTGTTGCTACGGATATGGTAAAAGTACATTATACCGGGAAACTTCTTAACGGCGATGTTTTTGACTCTTCATATGATAGAGGACAGCCGATTGAAATTCCTTTAAGCGCGGTTGTTAAAGGTTGGACCGAAGGGCTTGCATTAATGCCTGTAGGTTCAATTTACAAGCTTTTTATTCCTGCAAAGCTCGGATACGGTGAGCAGGGGGTTCCTCAGTTAATCCCGCCCAATTCTCTCATTATTTTTGAAGTAGAATTGCTTGAAATCCTTCCCAAACAGGATGAGGCAAAGCCAGATAATAAATAA
- a CDS encoding radical SAM protein: MSVITNLTRMWLTRSIKPFQFKNTSEKLLYTDCENLGLYVHIPFCKNICNFCPYCKTVYNEEKCESYIESLLQEIHYVGKQSTEKKEVTSLYFGGGTPALAANRIKDIIKALEKYFIITDGMGIELHPENVTISTLQTLKDSGITKISIGIQSFQTKYQSMLGREAINAVAMAQALAAVPFETVSMDFIFALPLQTYDDLKNDIDTAFANGANHVAIYPFIDFSFTETKVPAMRKNEKQKLLDEITVYCLGKELLRTSIWTFASEKHACYSSMTRDNFLGFGCSATTLLKDQFKINTFSVEEYCKKINAGEIPTSLTLKFSLRQRMIYYLFWTAYSTKVSSNDFKKFFGVSLKKMYGLEFGIAKLLGFFKEENGIYSMTLKGAFYYHYYENFYTFAYIDKMWGLLRKEAFPKEMKL, encoded by the coding sequence ATGAGCGTAATTACAAATTTAACACGAATGTGGCTTACCCGTTCCATAAAACCATTTCAGTTTAAAAATACAAGCGAAAAACTTTTATACACGGACTGTGAGAATTTAGGTTTGTATGTGCATATCCCCTTTTGTAAAAACATTTGTAATTTTTGTCCGTATTGCAAAACCGTGTATAACGAAGAAAAATGCGAAAGCTATATTGAATCGCTTTTGCAGGAAATACACTATGTTGGAAAACAAAGCACTGAAAAAAAAGAAGTTACGAGTTTGTACTTCGGCGGCGGTACACCGGCACTCGCAGCGAATCGAATTAAAGATATTATTAAGGCACTTGAAAAATATTTTATTATCACCGACGGTATGGGTATAGAATTACATCCTGAAAATGTAACGATTTCTACTTTGCAAACACTAAAGGATTCGGGAATAACAAAAATCAGCATCGGCATTCAATCATTTCAAACAAAATATCAGTCGATGTTAGGACGCGAAGCTATTAATGCAGTTGCAATGGCGCAAGCCTTAGCTGCGGTGCCTTTTGAAACTGTGTCTATGGATTTTATATTTGCGCTGCCCTTGCAAACATACGACGATTTAAAAAATGATATTGATACAGCCTTTGCAAACGGAGCAAATCATGTTGCAATATATCCGTTTATTGATTTTTCTTTTACCGAGACTAAGGTTCCGGCAATGCGCAAAAATGAAAAACAAAAACTCTTAGATGAAATCACTGTTTATTGTTTAGGAAAAGAATTACTACGCACTTCTATTTGGACATTTGCAAGCGAAAAGCATGCATGCTATTCTTCCATGACGCGGGATAATTTTCTTGGTTTCGGCTGCTCCGCCACAACGCTTTTAAAAGATCAATTTAAAATCAATACTTTTTCTGTAGAAGAATATTGTAAAAAAATTAATGCGGGAGAAATCCCAACTTCCTTAACGCTTAAATTTTCTCTACGTCAAAGAATGATTTATTATTTATTTTGGACTGCATACAGTACAAAAGTTTCATCAAACGATTTTAAAAAATTCTTCGGTGTATCATTAAAAAAAATGTACGGACTTGAATTTGGTATTGCAAAACTGTTGGGATTTTTTAAAGAAGAAAACGGCATTTATTCTATGACTTTAAAAGGTGCGTTCTATTATCATTACTATGAAAACTTTTACACATTCGCTTACATCGATAAAATGTGGGGGCTTTTACGAAAGGAAGCATTTCCAAAAGAAATGAAGTTATAA
- the rbsK gene encoding ribokinase, whose protein sequence is MQKNILLIGSMNMDLVVQCNTVPVRGETLLGQQFHTTPGGKGANQAYALACQGSEVYFCGAIGKDEFGTRLVKNLQSVGVHCEQIKTLDGISSGIAIILLETSCGDNRIIVIAGANEKVTADDAKAALSSRKYDALVLQLETPMPTVEAAVIEAQKKNIPVFLNLAPAQAIKPELLPLIDFLIVNETELSLLAGKTVTDLQSGAESAALLRKKEAKTVILTLGAKGAAAFTADAEIFVPAFKVEPVDTTAAGDSFIGAFVTAWLETNDMKTALTRGNACGALATLTVGAQASIPQRKAVDDFIAANVSAKS, encoded by the coding sequence ATGCAAAAAAACATTTTACTGATTGGAAGTATGAATATGGATTTGGTTGTGCAGTGTAATACGGTTCCTGTGCGTGGAGAAACCCTTTTAGGGCAGCAATTCCATACCACGCCGGGCGGGAAGGGAGCTAATCAGGCATACGCGCTTGCCTGCCAAGGAAGCGAAGTGTATTTTTGCGGAGCCATCGGGAAGGATGAGTTCGGCACGCGCCTTGTAAAAAATCTGCAATCGGTTGGCGTACACTGCGAGCAGATAAAAACGCTTGACGGCATTTCATCGGGGATTGCGATTATTCTGCTGGAAACCTCGTGCGGGGATAATCGCATTATTGTGATTGCCGGCGCAAACGAAAAGGTAACGGCGGATGATGCAAAAGCGGCTCTTAGCTCCCGCAAGTATGATGCGCTGGTGCTGCAACTGGAAACGCCGATGCCGACAGTGGAAGCTGCCGTTATTGAAGCGCAGAAAAAAAACATTCCGGTATTTCTCAATCTTGCGCCCGCACAGGCGATCAAACCGGAGCTGCTTCCGCTGATTGATTTTTTAATTGTAAACGAAACCGAGCTTTCTCTGCTTGCAGGCAAAACGGTAACGGACTTGCAAAGCGGCGCCGAGTCGGCAGCCCTCTTGCGTAAAAAGGAAGCGAAAACCGTTATCCTCACACTGGGCGCAAAGGGCGCCGCCGCATTTACCGCCGATGCGGAAATTTTTGTGCCCGCATTCAAAGTGGAGCCGGTTGATACCACCGCTGCAGGCGATTCTTTTATCGGTGCCTTTGTCACCGCATGGCTTGAAACAAACGATATGAAAACAGCCCTCACGCGGGGAAATGCTTGCGGAGCGCTCGCCACTTTAACGGTGGGAGCACAGGCATCGATTCCGCAGCGGAAGGCTGTCGATGATTTTATTGCGGCAAACGTTTCCGCAAAGTCTTAA
- the deoD gene encoding purine-nucleoside phosphorylase, producing MSIHIGAKKGEIADRILLPGDPLRAKFVAENFFENAVCYNEVRGMLGFTGTYKGVKVSVQGTGMGLPSHSIYVTELFKDYDVQKAIRIGTAGSLRKDIPLRALVLAMAASTDSGMNTHRFEGRHYAPSANWNLLKHAYEAAQKIGAETFVGGVASSDVFYDEKETWKLWAEYGVLAVEMETAELYTLAAKYNREALSILTISDSVVTGEATSAEERQLTFKQMMETALEAIIA from the coding sequence ATGAGTATTCACATAGGTGCAAAAAAAGGCGAAATTGCGGATCGGATTTTGCTGCCGGGCGACCCGCTGCGGGCAAAGTTTGTGGCGGAGAATTTTTTTGAAAATGCGGTTTGTTATAATGAGGTGCGCGGCATGCTCGGATTTACCGGCACGTATAAGGGCGTGAAGGTTTCCGTGCAGGGAACGGGAATGGGGCTCCCTTCGCATTCTATTTACGTTACCGAGTTATTCAAAGATTATGATGTGCAAAAAGCAATCAGGATTGGCACGGCGGGTTCGTTGCGGAAGGATATTCCGCTGCGGGCTTTAGTGCTTGCAATGGCTGCTTCCACCGATTCGGGGATGAATACGCATCGCTTTGAGGGGCGGCATTATGCCCCGTCCGCAAACTGGAATCTTTTGAAACATGCCTATGAGGCGGCGCAAAAAATCGGGGCGGAAACTTTTGTCGGCGGCGTTGCGTCATCCGATGTTTTTTATGACGAAAAGGAGACGTGGAAGCTTTGGGCTGAATACGGCGTATTGGCGGTAGAAATGGAAACGGCTGAATTGTACACGCTTGCCGCAAAATATAACCGCGAGGCACTCAGTATTTTAACCATATCGGACAGTGTTGTTACCGGAGAAGCTACCAGCGCAGAAGAACGGCAACTCACTTTTAAACAAATGATGGAAACCGCTTTAGAAGCTATTATTGCTTAA
- a CDS encoding lysophospholipid acyltransferase family protein translates to MIGIFIIIMIIVSLSGYMFANSFCYAFYRTGCTTINKLITTKAIRHIFSILSVYAGFKFKGDYQFVPELPPQYMILSNHQSIIDIPLFMRYLDGSRLRFMSKKELGNNVPLVSVMLKSGKHCLVDRNGQSISVIRTIDKFAENIKKENLIPVVFPEGTRSRDGKLRTFHAAGFRRLISQAPMPVAVCALDGGWNIASIKTIAQNLKGGAYKVKVLKIYPAPQTKDEQVHILEEGKKLIQKQLDEWREKN, encoded by the coding sequence ATGATTGGAATTTTTATTATTATCATGATTATAGTTTCTCTTTCTGGCTATATGTTTGCAAATTCTTTTTGTTATGCGTTTTATCGTACAGGTTGTACAACAATAAATAAATTAATTACCACAAAAGCTATACGTCATATTTTTTCGATTTTATCGGTATATGCCGGCTTTAAATTTAAAGGAGATTATCAGTTTGTGCCGGAACTTCCGCCTCAGTACATGATTTTATCGAATCATCAAAGTATTATCGATATCCCTTTATTTATGCGATATCTCGATGGTTCACGCTTGCGTTTTATGTCAAAAAAAGAACTTGGGAACAATGTTCCGCTTGTTTCAGTTATGCTAAAAAGCGGAAAGCATTGTTTGGTTGATCGAAACGGACAATCCATATCTGTGATACGAACTATAGATAAATTTGCAGAGAATATAAAAAAAGAAAACCTGATACCGGTTGTTTTTCCGGAAGGGACTCGGTCCCGTGACGGAAAATTGCGTACATTTCATGCAGCCGGTTTTAGACGGCTTATTTCGCAAGCACCCATGCCGGTTGCAGTGTGTGCGCTTGATGGGGGGTGGAATATTGCCTCCATAAAAACAATCGCTCAGAATCTTAAAGGAGGTGCATATAAGGTTAAAGTACTTAAAATTTATCCTGCGCCTCAAACAAAAGACGAACAGGTTCATATTCTTGAAGAAGGAAAAAAACTTATTCAAAAACAGCTTGATGAATGGCGTGAAAAAAATTGA
- a CDS encoding DUF3100 domain-containing protein — translation MKNIKLHLIAFGIVIIAELIGKHSFNIGIGTIVLLPMLFSLVIGVLTTPKFLNIAKQKEMDDAGKLITVTLMLLMAKYGTTIGPTISTIIKSSPALILQEFGNLGTVLLGVPLGILLGLKREVIGGAHSISREPNVALIAERYGLDSKEGEGVLGVYIIGTVFGTIFMGVIASLMASAKLFHPYSLAMASGVGSASMMTASVGALVALFPEMTNEITAFGAASNLLSGLDGIYMSIFLALPLSEKLYKIFYKLKYKTAPEEAATEKSKEENNEV, via the coding sequence ATGAAAAATATTAAACTGCATTTAATCGCTTTTGGCATTGTTATTATTGCGGAACTGATCGGAAAACATAGTTTCAATATTGGAATAGGAACGATTGTTTTATTGCCTATGCTCTTTTCTCTTGTAATCGGAGTTTTGACCACCCCGAAATTTTTAAATATTGCAAAACAAAAAGAGATGGACGATGCCGGAAAATTAATTACTGTAACACTTATGTTGTTGATGGCAAAATACGGTACAACAATCGGGCCTACAATAAGCACAATTATTAAATCATCGCCTGCGCTTATTTTGCAAGAATTCGGAAATCTTGGAACCGTGCTCTTAGGAGTTCCGCTCGGTATATTGTTAGGGCTCAAGCGCGAGGTTATAGGGGGCGCCCACTCAATTTCAAGAGAGCCGAATGTCGCTCTTATTGCCGAAAGATACGGGCTTGATTCTAAAGAAGGAGAAGGTGTTTTAGGTGTGTACATAATCGGCACCGTATTTGGAACAATCTTTATGGGAGTAATTGCATCTCTGATGGCATCAGCAAAATTATTTCACCCATACTCGCTTGCAATGGCATCGGGCGTCGGATCGGCATCAATGATGACCGCATCGGTTGGAGCTTTGGTGGCACTGTTCCCCGAAATGACAAATGAAATTACCGCCTTTGGTGCAGCTTCAAATCTTCTTTCCGGACTCGACGGCATCTATATGTCAATATTTCTTGCGCTGCCTTTATCGGAAAAATTGTATAAGATTTTTTATAAGCTGAAATACAAAACAGCTCCTGAAGAGGCAGCGACAGAAAAATCAAAGGAGGAAAACAATGAAGTTTAA
- a CDS encoding M20 metallopeptidase family protein produces the protein MDFLKRAKEIEDEIIHNRRELHKIPELELNLPKTVQYVCAQLHEMDIKHRLLVNGNAIVAEVGGKNSGKCIAIRADMDALPILEETGLPFASTHSGKMHACGHDGHTAMALGAAKLLKEKENELKGYVKFFFQPGEEIPGGAKPMIDEGCMENPKVDAVVGLHEGAVFGNFPTGTIAYKKGAMMASMDRFKITVKGRGGHGARPTDFIDPIATISEINMGIQKIISREIDPTTAALISVCQIHGGTSQNIIPETVWEEGTVRTLDEKTRDFVEKRLTEISQNIARAYNAEAEVLYERFYPVVVNDFAFTEFAKNIAIDLFGEEKVLELPVPTMGGEDIAFFLQKAPGTYFGLNNLKKDKTGVAHPHHSSKFDVEENTFYLGTALLAAVAYRFLSEEEV, from the coding sequence ATGGATTTTTTAAAAAGAGCAAAAGAAATTGAAGATGAAATTATTCACAACAGGCGGGAGCTGCATAAGATACCGGAGTTGGAACTTAACTTGCCTAAAACAGTTCAATATGTGTGCGCTCAATTACATGAGATGGATATTAAGCATCGGCTTTTAGTAAACGGAAATGCGATTGTTGCGGAGGTCGGCGGAAAAAATTCGGGGAAGTGTATTGCAATACGAGCCGACATGGACGCTCTGCCTATTTTGGAAGAAACGGGTTTGCCGTTTGCATCAACCCATTCGGGAAAAATGCACGCTTGCGGACATGACGGGCATACCGCAATGGCGCTCGGAGCCGCAAAGCTGCTAAAAGAAAAAGAAAATGAACTAAAAGGCTACGTTAAATTTTTCTTTCAGCCCGGTGAGGAAATTCCGGGCGGAGCTAAACCGATGATAGATGAAGGCTGTATGGAAAATCCAAAAGTTGATGCCGTTGTTGGATTGCACGAAGGTGCCGTTTTCGGAAACTTTCCAACGGGTACTATCGCATATAAAAAAGGGGCGATGATGGCATCAATGGACAGGTTTAAAATCACAGTTAAGGGTAGGGGAGGGCACGGTGCGCGCCCTACGGATTTTATCGACCCCATTGCAACTATTTCAGAAATCAATATGGGTATTCAAAAGATTATCAGCCGCGAGATTGATCCGACAACTGCGGCTCTTATTTCCGTTTGTCAAATCCACGGAGGCACAAGTCAAAATATTATTCCCGAAACAGTTTGGGAAGAAGGGACGGTAAGAACGCTTGATGAAAAAACAAGAGACTTTGTTGAAAAACGGCTTACAGAAATTTCTCAGAATATTGCCCGTGCGTATAATGCTGAAGCTGAAGTTTTGTATGAACGATTTTATCCTGTTGTTGTAAATGATTTTGCATTTACCGAATTTGCAAAAAACATTGCAATAGATTTATTCGGTGAAGAAAAAGTACTGGAGCTTCCTGTTCCGACAATGGGAGGAGAAGACATTGCTTTCTTTTTACAAAAAGCTCCGGGTACCTATTTCGGTTTAAATAATTTAAAAAAAGATAAAACAGGAGTAGCGCATCCTCATCACAGCTCAAAGTTTGATGTTGAAGAAAACACCTTTTATCTTGGAACCGCTTTGCTTGCAGCGGTTGCATATAGATTTCTTAGCGAGGAGGAAGTATGA
- a CDS encoding heavy metal translocating P-type ATPase, translated as MMIQEKFLVGGMTCSACSAHVQKAVEEQAGVQSVSVNLLTNSMKVEFDQNAVSEKEIIAAVEQAGYSASVSHKEKNQPEKTAVDIVQKEIQEMQHRFIASLCFLLPLMYVSMGSMIGLPTPAFLKGAENALINVFTQFLFTIPIIVINRQFFVSGFKALVRKAPTMDSLIAIGSAAALVYGVFALYRIAYGLGHNDPELVHRYMMDVYFESAAMILTLITLGKMLETKAKGKTSAAITKLIQLSPKTATVIREETEHEIPVEEIVKGDIILIKPGSTIPVDGIIIEGDTSIDESAITGESIPVEKTVGDTVISASANISGTIRFRAERVGNDTALAQIIALVEEASSSKAQVSQLADKISNYFVPAVIGISVLSFIVWMAAGAGFEFALARSISVLVISCPCALGLATPTAIMAGVGRGARLGILIKSAEAFEAAQKTEVVVLDKTGTITQGNPQLTEILCMQDSYSKKDVLQLAYSLELLSEHPLATAIIKAAEAENLQAFRITNFLAEHGKGISGVIDAPSLPFHEKKVFAGNLKLLADRQIAHDSFQTEIEAIGMKGGTPLYIALDKTLIGVLAVSDPIKADSAEAIAELRQMGIRTVMLTGDNAQTAQAIKKTSGVDSYVAELLPQDKKTAIDEIKAGGKITAMVGDGINDAPAITAADIGIAIGSGTEIAIESADIVLIQESLFGAVNAIKLSKAVLRNIKENLFWALFYNTLGIPLAAGALYPIFGLTLSPMFAAAAMSFSSVSVVANAIRLNAFKPKRLSAHVNNTMFDKPADNTQKPEHKSMEEKMESTTIKIEGMSCGHCSARVEKALNALEGVTATVNLEKKEATVQYPESIGIDSLKKAITDAGYEAL; from the coding sequence ATGATGATACAAGAAAAATTTTTAGTCGGAGGCATGACCTGTTCCGCCTGTTCCGCGCATGTGCAAAAAGCGGTGGAAGAACAAGCCGGCGTGCAATCCGTAAGCGTAAATCTTTTAACAAACAGCATGAAGGTTGAGTTTGACCAAAATGCGGTTTCAGAAAAAGAAATTATTGCTGCGGTGGAGCAAGCAGGATACTCAGCTTCCGTCAGTCATAAAGAAAAAAATCAACCGGAAAAAACAGCGGTCGATATCGTGCAAAAAGAAATACAAGAAATGCAGCATCGGTTTATAGCATCCTTGTGTTTTTTGCTGCCGTTAATGTACGTAAGCATGGGATCGATGATCGGACTGCCGACTCCCGCATTTTTAAAAGGCGCCGAAAACGCACTCATCAATGTGTTTACACAATTTCTTTTTACAATTCCGATTATCGTTATTAACCGGCAGTTTTTTGTTTCGGGGTTTAAAGCGCTTGTCAGAAAAGCGCCGACAATGGATTCTCTTATTGCAATAGGCTCGGCGGCGGCACTTGTATACGGCGTGTTTGCACTGTATCGCATTGCCTATGGACTCGGGCATAATGATCCTGAACTGGTACATCGCTATATGATGGATGTGTATTTTGAATCGGCAGCGATGATTTTAACGCTCATTACGCTCGGAAAAATGCTCGAAACAAAAGCAAAGGGCAAAACCTCCGCCGCCATAACCAAACTGATACAGCTTAGTCCTAAAACGGCAACGGTTATCAGAGAAGAAACCGAGCACGAAATACCGGTGGAAGAAATTGTAAAGGGCGATATTATTTTGATTAAGCCGGGAAGCACTATTCCCGTTGACGGCATCATAATAGAAGGCGACACTTCCATCGATGAGTCTGCAATTACCGGAGAAAGCATTCCGGTTGAAAAAACAGTGGGCGATACGGTGATAAGTGCTTCGGCAAATATCTCCGGTACGATACGGTTCAGGGCGGAGCGGGTTGGAAACGATACCGCTTTGGCGCAGATTATTGCATTGGTGGAAGAAGCCTCTTCGTCAAAGGCGCAAGTTTCCCAATTGGCGGATAAGATAAGTAATTACTTTGTTCCCGCCGTAATCGGCATTTCCGTTCTCTCTTTTATTGTATGGATGGCAGCCGGTGCAGGTTTTGAGTTTGCCCTCGCCCGCTCAATTTCCGTGTTGGTTATTTCCTGCCCCTGCGCATTGGGACTTGCAACGCCGACAGCTATTATGGCCGGAGTCGGCAGAGGAGCGCGATTAGGTATTTTAATTAAATCGGCGGAAGCTTTTGAAGCTGCGCAAAAAACCGAGGTTGTGGTGCTTGATAAAACCGGCACCATCACGCAGGGAAACCCGCAGCTCACCGAAATACTGTGCATGCAAGACTCTTATTCTAAAAAAGATGTTTTGCAGCTTGCCTATAGTTTGGAGTTGCTTTCCGAGCATCCGCTGGCAACGGCAATTATTAAAGCTGCGGAGGCGGAAAACTTACAAGCTTTCCGAATTACGAATTTTCTTGCGGAGCACGGGAAGGGAATTTCAGGCGTAATTGATGCGCCTTCCCTCCCCTTTCACGAAAAAAAAGTTTTTGCGGGGAATCTAAAATTGCTCGCCGACCGGCAAATTGCCCATGACTCATTTCAGACGGAGATTGAGGCCATCGGCATGAAAGGCGGCACGCCTCTTTATATTGCGCTTGACAAAACGCTTATCGGCGTGCTTGCGGTTTCGGATCCAATAAAAGCGGACAGCGCCGAAGCGATTGCGGAGTTACGGCAAATGGGCATACGAACCGTCATGCTGACAGGTGATAATGCACAAACCGCACAGGCAATCAAAAAAACATCGGGCGTGGATTCCTATGTTGCCGAACTTTTGCCGCAAGATAAGAAAACCGCAATTGATGAGATTAAGGCAGGCGGAAAAATTACGGCGATGGTTGGAGACGGAATCAATGATGCGCCGGCCATTACCGCCGCCGATATCGGCATCGCAATCGGATCCGGTACCGAAATCGCAATTGAAAGCGCGGATATTGTCTTAATACAGGAAAGCCTTTTCGGGGCGGTCAATGCGATTAAGCTCAGCAAAGCGGTGCTGCGCAATATAAAAGAAAATCTTTTTTGGGCGCTTTTTTATAACACGCTCGGCATTCCGCTGGCGGCAGGGGCCTTATATCCGATATTCGGGCTCACACTCAGTCCGATGTTTGCCGCAGCCGCAATGAGTTTCAGCTCGGTATCGGTGGTGGCAAATGCAATCAGGTTGAACGCGTTTAAGCCGAAACGTTTAAGCGCTCATGTTAATAACACTATGTTTGACAAACCGGCAGACAATACACAAAAGCCGGAACACAAATCCATGGAGGAAAAAATGGAATCTACAACTATCAAAATTGAAGGAATGAGCTGCGGTCATTGCAGCGCAAGAGTTGAAAAAGCCTTAAATGCCTTAGAAGGAGTTACGGCAACGGTAAACCTTGAAAAAAAAGAAGCAACAGTGCAATACCCCGAAAGTATCGGCATTGATTCCCTGAAAAAGGCAATCACCGATGCGGGATATGAAGCGCTGTAA